The Meiothermus cerbereus DSM 11376 sequence CCCAGCCTTCCCAAGCCGTCCTGGCGCGCCGGGCCGCAGGGGGCAGGTTGCTCAATAGGCCTTTGCGATAAGTCAGCCCTGCCTGTTGCACGATCCAGGCCTCGTAGGCCTCTACAAAGGGATGCAGGGCTTCGAGGCCCCAGGCACAGTTAATAGTCTCGGCCCGACGGGGCAGAGCCGGCAGGGTGCTGTCATCCTCCAATAGAAAAAAACCCTCGGCAGGTCGCACATAGACCAATACGCCCTGGGAGGTCTTTTGCCAGGCGGCGCTAGAGTGCAGCCCCACCCCCTCCTTGCGGTAGATGCTAGAGCCCTTTCCCAAAGGGTTGGGGTATTTCCTGAAGCCGAAAGCCACGAGGTAGCCCGCCAGCACGTCCTGGCCCCACAGCCAAAACTGCACCGCGAGCGGATTTTGGGCTGGACGGCAGCTCATGATCGGAGCACCTACACAAAACGCTAAAGTCGGTGTGGTGGGTTTTGTGGTCTCGAGGCTTCACCTGCACCGGTCGAAGCAGTGCTTTTTTGCCAGAGCAGGTGCATTGGGCCAAGCATTTCAGCCGAAACAGGCCACACCAATCGAAGCAACACTCTTTTTTGCCCAACCTTCCGCATGCTGCGGCATCTATCACCGGAAGGCCTGACAGATGGCCTGGCCATTGGCCTGAATCAGCTTGAGGTAGGTGTTGACGGTATTGTCGAAGGCATCGGAGTAGATGCGCACGATGCGGGCCCCGGTGGCCTCGGCCAGGGCGCGGGCCTGGTTCTGGGAAAACTGCGGTTCGACAAAAATCACCCGCACGCCCTGCTTCTTCATGGCCTGGGCCAGCCGGGCCAGGCTGGCGGGACCGCGCTCCTGCCCCACAAAATCAGCGATGCTTCCGATGCTGGTGAGCTTGTAGTAGCGGTTCAAGTAGCCAAGCGACTCGTGCTGGGAGACCAGCTTGCGGCGGGCCGGGGGAATGCTGGCCAGGCAGCGCTGTACCGTGGCGTCGGCCTGGCGGATCTGCTCGATGTAGCGGGCGGCGTTCTGGGTGTAGGCTGCCCGCCCGGCAGGGTCGAGCGATACTAGGGTGTCGCGTATTTTCTGCACGTAGCGGATGCCGTAGGTGGGGTCGAGCCACAGGTGGGGGTCGTAGGCAGCGTGCTGGTGGTCGTGTTCCTTCTCATGCCCGTGGCCTTCTTTTTCGGTCACCTTGATCAGGTTGGGCATTCCGTCGGCCAGCTCCACCACCCGGGCGTTGCGGGGGAGTTGGGCCTCGAGCTTATGCAAAAACGGCTCGAGCCCAAGCCCGTTGGCAAACAACACCCTGGACTTACTAATGGCCTGTATGACCGAAGGACGCGGCTCGAAGCTGTGGGGGTCGCTCCCATCGGGCACCACCGGCACCACCGCAACCCGGCTACCCCCCACATTGCGCACCATGTCGGCAATAAAACCCGTGGTGGCCGTAACCGATATTCCCTGCGCCTGTACCACCGTAAGGCCCAGCGCCAGCACAAACCCTATTTGAACGATACTTCGCATGGATTGCCTCCGTACACTCCTTCCTATAATGATAACTCATTATCATATTGTCAAGGCCGACTCTGGTATTCTGAGGCACATGGAACGCTCCACCCGCCAGCGGCAGGCCATCCGTGAGGTGATGCGAGAGCTCAACCGACCCCTTTCCCCCAGCGAGGTGCTCGAGGCCGCCCGTCGCAAGGTACCCGGCCTCGGCATCGCTACCGTATACCGTACCCTCAAAGGGCTGGTCGAAGAGGGCAGCGCGGTTCCAGTCGAGCTACCGGGAGAGGCCCCGCGCTACGAGTTATCCGGAAAAACACACCACCACCACTTCCACTGCACCCTCTGCGGCAAGGTGTTTGAGCTCGAGGGCTGCCCCGGCGACTTCTCCTTTATGCTGCCCAAAGGATTCAAAACCGAGAAGCACGAAATCGTGCTGTATGGGCGCTGTTCAGAATGCTTGCAGTAAGGCCTCTAGCTTTACCGCGCTAATCTCGCCGATGTGGCGGTTCACCAGCGTACCTTCAGCATCGTAGAAAAGCGTAACCGGCAGGCCCTGAATACGCAGGGGCTCGCTAAGCCTGGCCTCGGGATCGAGCAGCACATTGGGTATTTTGAGCCCGAGCT is a genomic window containing:
- a CDS encoding metal ABC transporter substrate-binding protein; its protein translation is MRSIVQIGFVLALGLTVVQAQGISVTATTGFIADMVRNVGGSRVAVVPVVPDGSDPHSFEPRPSVIQAISKSRVLFANGLGLEPFLHKLEAQLPRNARVVELADGMPNLIKVTEKEGHGHEKEHDHQHAAYDPHLWLDPTYGIRYVQKIRDTLVSLDPAGRAAYTQNAARYIEQIRQADATVQRCLASIPPARRKLVSQHESLGYLNRYYKLTSIGSIADFVGQERGPASLARLAQAMKKQGVRVIFVEPQFSQNQARALAEATGARIVRIYSDAFDNTVNTYLKLIQANGQAICQAFR
- a CDS encoding Fur family transcriptional regulator, encoding MERSTRQRQAIREVMRELNRPLSPSEVLEAARRKVPGLGIATVYRTLKGLVEEGSAVPVELPGEAPRYELSGKTHHHHFHCTLCGKVFELEGCPGDFSFMLPKGFKTEKHEIVLYGRCSECLQ